One Dioscorea cayenensis subsp. rotundata cultivar TDr96_F1 chromosome 19, TDr96_F1_v2_PseudoChromosome.rev07_lg8_w22 25.fasta, whole genome shotgun sequence genomic window, ATGCTTCTCGTACGACAATTGTTGGATAATCCTGTCATGAAATTGCACCACCTACATCATGTAGCAACAATTCAAGTTGTTATTGCCGTAATTGTTCGGCTTGTGCGACGCCGGATTGAAGTTAGACGAAACAAAAGTCAAATAACACATGAGATACGGCTCGAAGGCGACCGAGCAAGAGATGAATTAATGTCACACTTGTTGTCAAGTGATTTATGTCATAGTATGATTAGAATGAGTTCTTCAGCTTTTTTAAGTTTATGTGATATGTTAGTTAGAGATGGTGGTCTTCGAGCAACTTTGCACGTGTCGGTCGAGGAACAAGTTGCAAAAACTCTTTATGTATTAGGTCATAATGTTACACATCGTGAGTTATCTTTCTTTTTCCGGCATTCCCGTGAGACCACTTTTAGGCATTTTCATAATGTATTGCAAGTTATAATAGAGTTGGAGGACAAATTTATAACACAACCTGATGGGGCACAAATTCCTTCAGAAATATTCAGCAGTAACAGATTCtatccatatttcaaggtaatgaaaaatttattaaattccaAGTTCACTATAAATACGtgaaaaatttagaataaaatatGAGATGTGTTAATGTCAAGATtgtgttggtgctattgatggaacacatattcggGATCAAAGTTTCTAGTGCTGAAGCTCCGAAATATCGTGTGAGGAAGGATTATCCAACACAAAACGTGTTAGTGGCATGCACATTTGACTTAAAATTCACATACGTGTTACCTGGGTGGGAAGGAACAACATCTGAttcaagaataataaagaatGCATTAAGTAGACCTTATCCTCTAAGAATTCCAGAAGGTATTCATAAGTATGATATAATGTTGTTCACAATTCCATATATATGCTCAACATgataataacatttattttattgttaggaaaatattatcttgttgatgcGGGATTTATGTTAAGAAGTGGACTTATTACACCATACAAAGGAGAGCAATATCACTTGAAGGAGTATTCAAGGAATCCACCAACAAATCCACGTGATAGGGACAACTGGACAACATGCCGAGACCGCGTCAGAGATGAGAAGTAGACTTCAAAATTCGGGAAATATATCACGTAGCCCTTATTCGGCGGACACAATCAATGATATTGACTTTATGGTTTCCCAAAATGAAGTAAATTTGGAGAATTTGTgtgagaatgaaaatatgacTTCACATGACAATTAAGTTGAAGATGAAGCTTCACCACTAGATCAACCATCACAATTTGAGGCTCCAAGTTCTTTTAGGTCCAAAAGAGTTAGAAGAAATGACAATCATGAAGATGCAGACATGTCCATAGCTCTTGCGTCAATAGCTAGTGCTCTCGTTCAATCAACTAAGACAATGGAGAAAACAAATGCAACCATAGAAAGATCCACAAATGTGCTAGAACAATATGTTGCAAATCGGGATCCacttaaatattttgatgtatGGGATATGGTTACAAACATAGGAATGCCACAATATCTCCATACCANNNNNNNNNNNNNNNNNNNNNNNNNNNNNNNNNNNNNNNNNNNNNNNNNNNNNNNNNNNNNNNNNNNNNNNNNNNNNNNNNNNNNNNNNNNNNNNNNNNNNNNNNNNNNNNNNNNNNNNNNNNNNNNNNNNNNNNNNNNNNNNNNNNNNNNNNNNNNNNNNNNNNNNNNNNNNNNNNNNNNNNNNNNNNNNNNNNNNNNNNNNNNNNNNNNNNNNNNNNNNNNNNNNNNNNNNNNNNNNNNNNNNNNNNNNNNNNNNNNNNNNNNNNNNNNNNNNNNNNNNNNNNNNNNNNNNNNNNNNNNNNNNNNNNNNNNNNNNNNNNNNNNNNNNNNNNNNNNNNNNNNNNNNNNNNNNNNNNNNNNNNNNNNNNNNNNNNNNNNNNNNNNNNNNNNNNNNNNNNNNNNNNNNNNNNNNNNNNNNNNNNNNNNNNNNNNNNNNNNNNNNNNNNNNNNNNNNNNNNNNNNNNNNNNNNNNNNNNNNNNNNNNNNNNNNNNNNNNNNNNNNNNNNNNNNNNNNNNNNNNNNNNNNNNNNNNNNNNNNNNNNNNNNNNNNNNNNNNNNNNNNNNNNNNNNNNNNNNNNNNNNNNNNNNNNNNNNNNNNNNNNNNNNNNNNNNNNNNNNNNNNNNNNNNNNNNNNNNNNNNNNNNNNNNNNNNNNNNNNNNNNNNNNNNNNNNNNNNNNNNNNNNNN contains:
- the LOC120249311 gene encoding uncharacterized protein LOC120249311 — protein: MSSSAFLSLCDMLVRDGGLRATLHVSVEEQVAKTLYVLGHNVTHRELSFFFRHSRETTFRHFHNVLQVIIELEDKFITQPDGAQIPSEIFSSNRFYPYFKIVLVLLMEHIFGIKVSSAEAPKYRVRKDYPTQNVLVACTFDLKFTYVLPGWEGTTSDSRIIKNALSRPYPLRIPEGKYYLVDAGFMLRSGLITPYKGEQYHLKEYSRNPPTNPRDRDNWTTCRDRGDYGGYYIITMLEGRARVTNPRLFDLHSSSSSVVYHPNIQSVKSSSDVKEYIEKGGDYVDWGQFQVDGRSSRDGRHNLSTVYADALNSGSMEAALQIIWENNPRAFTLQYHNLKPNYERIFQKPLDLYT